A stretch of DNA from Oenanthe melanoleuca isolate GR-GAL-2019-014 unplaced genomic scaffold, OMel1.0 S001, whole genome shotgun sequence:
TGAGCTCCAAAATTGGGGTGtccacccccaaaccctccaaaTCAAGGGGTATCCCAATTAAACCCAAAGCCCAATAAAAACAGGGGTTTTCCAACCAACATCTGCCCAACTGGGGGCACCACCCACCACTGACCTCCAGGCAACCCCAAATTTGGGCTCTCCAATCCAAATGGCAGGTCTCCCAACCAGAATCCCCCAAAATTGTGGTCTCCCATCCAATCCCTCCAATCCAGGCATTTGCCCACCAACTGACCCCCAAATTACAGTCCCCCCACCTAAACTCCCCAAGTCCAGGGTCCCttcacccaaaatcccccaaactgGGATTACCCAACCCTCTGACCCTTCAAAATTGAGATTCCCCCTCGTATTTTTGGGGCTGCCCCACATTTACAGCAGATTCCCCTTTGACTGGTGCAGCCTCACCCCGGGATGTTCCCCATTTTTTCTAGTCTCCTCAGTTTTGGGGGTCTCAGCTGGGGATAGAAGAGCCTGGATCTATGGGGTTAACCCCaaatttttggggtgttcaACCCATTTCACTGGTCTACCTCGCATTTTAAAGGTTCTCAACCCCCAATTTTGGGGTCCAGCCTCACACCTGGAGGGTCATCCTATTCTTGGGAGCCCCTGCCAGATTTTGGGAGCTCACCTGGTGAGGGCAGAGATCAAATCTATGGCGTTACCCCCCTTTTTCGGGAGATCTGTGTCCCATTTTGGGGGTTTATCCCCATTTTTAGAGTCCAAtctcccatttttggggtccaGCCCACAGCTGAGGTCCCACCATTATTGGTCCCTCTCCGACtttggggctcacctggggggCCAGCTTGTCCAGCAGGACGatgtcagccccagccccagcagccgcCAGCGCCTCGTCCGCACTCGAGCACTCGACCCCCAACCGGCAGGTGAAGCCCCCGGCCTGGCGCACCCCCAAAATCATCTGGGGAAGAGGGGGGGTCAAGGGGAACCCCAGAGCGACGCCCGACTATGGGGCAGGGTAAAATGGGGGCTCTCCCCAGTCGTTCACTTAAAACTGCGGTCCCCGCACTGTCCCCCCAAAAACTGGGGTCCTCTCCCCAGAGTGCCCCCAATTCAAGGGTGTCTGCTGCCTCCAAAGTTGAGGTTCTCCCAACCAAAATTAAGAGTTATCCAACACATGATCCCCCCCAATGCAGGGGTTACCCCCCAATTTCCCTCCCAAACTGGGCCCCCCCCACCCATCCCCCCCAATTCAGGGCTCCTCCCACAGCAGTCCACACCCAGAATACCCCAATCCAAGAGTCTGTCCCAAAATTGGTACCTCTTTAAATATTGGCACTTCCCCACCACCCTCGAAGATGGGGGTACCCCAAACCATCGTTCCCCCAAAAACGAGCCCCCATCCATCAAAAGCCCCATTTCCTCCAAGCCTTATATTCCCCCCATCCCCCACCCCCAAATTTGGGTTGTCATGCTTACCACCCAGAACCCGCCAATTCAAGGGAACCCCCTTTCAATCTCCCCAAAAACTGGGGTGCTGCCCCCGCAGTCTCCGCCTAGCACTCCATAATCCAGGAGTCCCCAAATTCTGGAGTCCCCCCACACCCAGAACCCCCCAATTCAAGACCCTCCCCCACTGCCCATTAATTTTGGCGTCCTCACCTGCTCGAGCccccccgctgccgccgccagCGCTCGGTGATTGTCCTTGAGGAGGAGGAGTCCCCCCAAACCTCCCCGGTGGGGGTCAGCGCCCCCCACCCCCAGCGCGTATTTCTCCGCCAAGCGGAACCCGGGCGTGGTTTTTCGGGTGCCCGCCACGACCCCCGCCCATCCCTGTGCCCGGGCCACCCCCACAGCCCTGGCGGCCATCGAGGCCACCCCTCTGCAGCGCCCCAGAATATTGAGGGCGACCCTCTCCCCTGCCAGCACCCCCGCGGCCGGACCCTCCACCTCGGCCACCAACACCTGCCCGGGGGGCAGCGCCGCCCCCTCGGGCACCCTCCAGCTGAGGCGGCACCCCGACACCCCGAAAACGGCCTCGGCGAGGGGGGCCCCCGCCAGGACGCCCCCCGAGTCCCCCCCGCCCTTGCTGAGCAGCTGCGCTCGGACCGCGCTGTCCCCCACGGTCGCCACCGCCGCGTCCGGCCAGGGCGCGTCCTCGTCCAGCCAGGAGCGCGCCAGGGAGCGCAGGCGgtgcgggggcggcgggggggcccagccccgggctgggggcGAGCGGGACATGGTCCGGGGGAGCCTGGGCAGAGAGACAGAGGCGTTATTTGGGGGCTGCGGGACGGGGGATTGGGGTCATCCGGGGGCATTTGGGGTCCTGTGGAGGGGTTGTTGGCGCCCTAGGAGGGTCCCTGAGAGGGTTTGGGGCTCCTCGGTGCGATTTTCAGGGAGATATTTGGGTCTGGAGGGGGTTGGAGGGGTTGAGGGGGAAATTTGGGTTGTTCtttgaggggtttggggaatATGGGGGTCCTTGGGAATTCCCAAACACCAATTCCTTGGGGGAGTTTTGAGGGGATGCTTGGGGGACTGAGGGTCACAGCAGGGTCCTTGAGGGGATACTGAGATCTGGGAGGGATTTTCAGGGAGATATTTGGGTCTGGAGGGGTTTTGAGGTATTGAGGGGGAaatttgggttggtttttggGAGCCCCAGAGTGACACCTGATCCCTCAGACCCAGTATGGGGCAGGGTAAAATGGGGGCTCCCCCCGTCTGTGAATTAAATTGGGGTTCCTGCCCTGATTGATCCCCACAAATCAGGGTTCTCTCTCCAGAGCCCCCAATTCAAGGGTGTTTTCTGGCCCCCCAAATTCGGGGGTCCCTAAACTACAAACACCAAAATGTAGTTACCCAACACACGATTCCCCCAGTTCAGGCTATTGAGGGGTTGAGGTGGAAATTTGGGTTCCCtttgaggggtttggggaatAGGGGGGTCCTTGGGGGAGTTTTGaggggatgctggggagggggctgagTGTCACAGGATGGTCCTTGAGGGGATATTGGGATCCGGGAAGGATTTTCAGGGAGATATTTGGGTCTGGAGGTGATTTGGGGGTTATTGAGGTGCGGAAGGGGAAATTTGGGGCATTCTTGAAAGGGTCTGGGGGATACTGGGGCcttgggagaattttgggatgggttttAGCGGCTCTTTAGCAGGATTTGGAGTGGATCTTCAGGGTTTTGAGGATATCTGGAGGGTCCTTGAGGAGATGTTGGGGTACTGGGGAGGTTTGGGAAGTCATTGGGTCCTGGGAAGGGGATTTTGGGCGGGTCCTGGGGGGAGGTTGGGGGTCATCGGAGCGTCCTGGAAAGGATATTGGGGTCCTAAGGGTATTTTGGTGAAGATTTTTGGGTGCAGGGGGGcttttggggtgcagggggtggatttgggggtccAGGAAGGAGATCAAATGTGGGTCCCATCCCACAAATGCAggtccctctcctcctcctgccccttgCCCCCCAGCTCAGGGGGGTCCAAAGTCCGGAGTGGCCACATcacccgcccctccccccccaccccattcccGAGACTCCCAGGTGGGGGAGGGGAGCCCCACTGACCTGTCCAGAGTTGGAGGCGACTGAAGCCCGAATTGGGGGTCGGGAGGTTCTTACCTGGGGGGGCGTGGCCCTCCTCTCCCCAACGCCCAACCCCGGGCTGTGATTGGCTGCCTAGAGGgtccccacccccccccccaaaaaaaaaaccccaggtagtttgggatgggggaggagaaattcccttttttgACAGTGGCATCGG
This window harbors:
- the QPRT gene encoding nicotinate-nucleotide pyrophosphorylase [carboxylating], with protein sequence MSRSPPARGWAPPPPPHRLRSLARSWLDEDAPWPDAAVATVGDSAVRAQLLSKGGGDSGGVLAGAPLAEAVFGVSGCRLSWRVPEGAALPPGQVLVAEVEGPAAGVLAGERVALNILGRCRGVASMAARAVGVARAQGWAGVVAGTRKTTPGFRLAEKYALGVGGADPHRGGLGGLLLLKDNHRALAAAAGGLEQMILGVRQAGGFTCRLGVECSSADEALAAAGAGADIVLLDKLAPQELHAAAAQVKAAHPGVTVEASGGIVLGTLPEFLGPHINVVSMGCMTHSAPALDFALRVLEP